From a single Micromonospora sp. WMMD1102 genomic region:
- a CDS encoding helix-turn-helix transcriptional regulator — protein sequence MGAAQDSPQAAFARFVRRAIDDAKSERGWTVSDVAAHTNVGRSTLFRWLAGDWQDYPELAKVRGFCTALDVPVGVAFRALGLPDGEQPGAFRRERVESPVEADLRVIMTRLADPGVPPEEKKLIRDMLRYLAHRQVRRAG from the coding sequence ATCGGTGCCGCACAGGACTCGCCGCAGGCGGCCTTCGCCCGCTTCGTCCGGCGGGCCATCGACGACGCCAAGAGCGAGCGTGGCTGGACGGTCAGCGACGTGGCCGCGCACACGAACGTCGGCCGATCCACCCTGTTCCGCTGGCTCGCCGGAGACTGGCAGGACTATCCGGAGCTGGCCAAGGTGCGCGGCTTCTGCACCGCCCTGGACGTACCGGTCGGGGTGGCGTTCCGGGCCCTCGGCCTGCCCGACGGCGAGCAGCCCGGCGCCTTCCGGCGGGAACGGGTCGAGTCGCCGGTGGAAGCCGACCTCCGAGTGATCATGACCCGGCTCGCCGATCCAGGCGTACCGCCGGAGGAGAAGAAACTGATCCGCGACATGCTGCGCTACCTCGCGCACCGCCAGGTCCGCCGGGCTGGCTGA
- a CDS encoding DUF3107 domain-containing protein, whose translation MEVKIGVQYAPRELVLESAQTPAEIEQIVTDALSTSDGTLSLTDEKGRRVIVPVGKVAYVEIAEASPRAVGFVAR comes from the coding sequence GTGGAGGTCAAGATCGGCGTGCAGTACGCGCCGCGCGAACTGGTCCTGGAGAGCGCGCAGACGCCGGCCGAGATCGAGCAGATCGTGACCGACGCCCTCAGCACCAGCGACGGCACGTTGTCGCTGACGGACGAGAAGGGCCGTCGGGTCATCGTGCCGGTCGGCAAGGTGGCCTACGTGGAGATCGCCGAGGCGTCGCCCCGCGCGGTCGGTTTCGTCGCCCGCTGA
- a CDS encoding TetR/AcrR family transcriptional regulator — MTQVGNGAQTAGRPTRLPRSARRKQLLAAAQEVFVAQGYHSAAMDDIAERAGVSKPVLYQHFPGKLELYLALLDTHCDAIVAKVREAMAATIDNKERVSGAVRAYFDFVDHESGAFRLVFESDLRNEPAVRERVERVEQGCIAAITDTIISDTGVSRSRAELLASGLVGAAETAAQFWLAGGRQVPKAEAEALLTGLTWRGIASFPLQGESA; from the coding sequence ATGACCCAGGTGGGAAACGGCGCGCAGACAGCCGGCCGGCCAACGCGGCTACCGCGCTCGGCTCGGCGTAAGCAGCTGCTGGCCGCGGCTCAGGAGGTGTTCGTCGCCCAGGGATACCACTCGGCCGCGATGGACGACATCGCCGAGCGGGCCGGAGTCTCCAAGCCTGTTCTCTACCAGCACTTTCCGGGGAAGCTGGAGCTCTATCTGGCGCTGCTGGACACGCACTGTGACGCGATCGTGGCCAAGGTCCGCGAGGCGATGGCGGCGACCATCGACAACAAGGAGCGGGTCAGCGGGGCGGTCCGGGCGTACTTCGACTTCGTCGACCACGAGAGTGGGGCGTTCCGGCTGGTGTTCGAGTCGGACCTGCGCAACGAGCCGGCCGTACGCGAGCGGGTCGAGCGGGTCGAGCAGGGCTGCATCGCGGCCATCACCGACACCATCATCTCGGACACCGGCGTGAGCCGGTCCCGGGCCGAGCTGCTCGCCTCCGGTCTGGTCGGTGCGGCCGAGACGGCGGCGCAGTTCTGGCTGGCCGGTGGGCGGCAGGTGCCGAAGGCCGAGGCCGAGGCGCTGCTCACCGGGTTGACCTGGCGCGGGATCGCGAGCTTTCCGTTGCAGGGCGAGTCAGCCTGA
- the moeZ gene encoding adenylyltransferase/sulfurtransferase MoeZ, translated as MRTGESTVSLPPLVEPAAELTVDEIRRYSRHLIIPDVGVEGQKRLKNARVLCVGAGGLGSPALMYLAAAGVGTLGIIDFDTVDESNLQRQIIHGQSDVGRSKAESAAASIREINPLVQVEIHNTALDRDNVLEIFGQYDLIVDGTDNFATRYMVNDAAVLLGKPYVWGSIYRFDGQASVFWAEHGPCYRCLYPEPPPPGMVPSCAEGGVLGVLCASVGSIQVTEAIKLLTGIGEPLVGRLMVYDALEMSYRKIKVRKDPNCALCGENPTVTELLEDYEDFCGAVSPEAEEATLDATITARELKEWQDAGKDIFLVDVREPAEYEIVRIPGATLIPKGDILSGAALATLPQDRQIVLHCKSGVRSAEALAAVKAAGFRDAVHVQGGVLSWIKQIDPSLPAY; from the coding sequence ATCCGAACCGGGGAGTCCACCGTGTCACTGCCCCCGCTCGTCGAACCCGCCGCCGAGCTGACCGTTGACGAGATCCGCCGCTACTCGCGCCACCTGATCATCCCGGACGTCGGGGTGGAGGGGCAGAAGCGGCTGAAGAACGCCCGGGTGCTCTGCGTCGGCGCCGGCGGCCTCGGCTCGCCCGCCCTGATGTACCTGGCCGCGGCCGGAGTCGGCACGCTGGGGATCATCGACTTCGACACCGTCGACGAGTCCAACCTCCAGCGGCAGATCATCCACGGCCAGTCGGACGTCGGCCGGTCGAAGGCCGAGTCCGCGGCGGCGAGCATCCGCGAGATCAACCCGCTGGTGCAGGTCGAGATCCACAACACCGCGCTGGACCGGGACAACGTACTGGAGATCTTCGGCCAGTACGACCTGATCGTCGACGGTACGGACAACTTCGCCACCCGCTACATGGTCAACGACGCGGCCGTACTGCTCGGCAAGCCGTACGTCTGGGGGTCGATCTACCGGTTCGACGGCCAGGCGTCGGTGTTCTGGGCCGAGCACGGCCCCTGCTACCGCTGCCTCTACCCGGAGCCGCCGCCGCCCGGGATGGTGCCGTCCTGTGCCGAGGGCGGCGTGCTCGGCGTGCTCTGCGCGTCGGTCGGCTCGATCCAGGTCACCGAGGCGATCAAGCTGCTGACCGGGATCGGCGAGCCGCTGGTCGGCCGGCTGATGGTCTACGACGCGTTGGAGATGTCGTACCGGAAGATCAAGGTCCGCAAGGACCCGAACTGCGCGCTCTGCGGGGAGAACCCGACCGTGACGGAGCTGCTGGAGGACTACGAGGACTTCTGCGGCGCGGTCTCGCCGGAGGCCGAGGAGGCGACGCTGGACGCCACCATCACGGCCCGGGAGCTGAAGGAGTGGCAGGACGCCGGCAAGGACATCTTCCTGGTCGACGTCCGGGAGCCGGCGGAGTACGAGATCGTCCGGATCCCCGGGGCGACGCTGATCCCGAAGGGTGACATCCTCTCCGGTGCCGCGCTGGCCACGCTGCCGCAGGACAGGCAGATCGTGCTGCACTGCAAGTCCGGCGTACGCTCCGCCGAGGCGCTGGCCGCGGTGAAGGCCGCCGGGTTCCGGGACGCGGTGCACGTCCAGGGTGGCGTGCTCTCCTGGATCAAGCAGATCGACCCGTCGCTGCCCGCCTACTGA
- a CDS encoding alpha/beta hydrolase, which translates to MKRALLAADESIVRDEIPPPWPGRGVRIDGAITYVRQTPATRPDAEPALYVHGLGGSAQNWTDLAGLLADRLDGHAIDLPGFGRSDPARRYTIPAFADRVVRYIEHSGRGPVHLFGNSLGGAVSVRVAGLRPDLVRTLTLVSPAMPFLDPRRSLQGRLVPLLAVPGAERLASRWLTQLPPEEMARQVMEACVADVTRICDQRRLEAVEEIRIRYTAEHYAAAYLRTLRGLVGSFVRAYLPGAGSLWRIASLVSAPTLVIGGGQDRLVDVRVPAQVARLIPDSRLLLLPGVGHVPQLEVPRTVARAALALLDETSPLPAVPR; encoded by the coding sequence ATGAAGCGTGCGCTGCTGGCGGCGGACGAGTCGATCGTCCGGGACGAGATACCGCCGCCCTGGCCCGGCCGGGGCGTACGGATCGACGGCGCGATCACCTACGTCCGGCAGACCCCGGCCACCCGCCCGGACGCCGAACCGGCGCTCTACGTGCACGGGCTCGGCGGCTCGGCGCAGAACTGGACGGACCTCGCCGGCCTGCTCGCCGACCGGCTGGACGGGCACGCCATCGACCTGCCCGGCTTCGGGCGCAGCGACCCGGCCCGGAGATACACGATTCCGGCCTTCGCCGACCGGGTGGTCCGGTACATCGAGCACTCCGGCCGGGGACCGGTGCACCTGTTCGGGAACTCGCTCGGCGGAGCCGTCTCGGTACGCGTCGCCGGCCTCCGCCCGGACCTGGTCCGTACGCTCACCCTGGTCTCGCCGGCGATGCCGTTCCTGGATCCGCGACGGTCGTTGCAGGGTCGGCTGGTGCCGCTGCTGGCGGTGCCCGGGGCGGAACGGCTGGCCTCGCGCTGGCTGACCCAGTTGCCGCCGGAGGAGATGGCCCGGCAGGTGATGGAGGCGTGTGTCGCCGACGTCACCCGGATCTGCGACCAGCGCCGGCTGGAGGCGGTCGAGGAGATCCGGATCCGGTACACCGCCGAGCACTACGCGGCGGCGTACCTGCGTACCCTGCGCGGCCTGGTCGGCAGCTTCGTCCGGGCGTACCTGCCGGGGGCCGGCTCGCTGTGGCGGATCGCCAGCCTGGTCAGCGCGCCGACCCTGGTGATCGGCGGCGGGCAGGACCGGCTGGTGGACGTCCGGGTACCGGCCCAGGTGGCCCGGCTGATCCCGGACAGTCGACTGCTACTGCTGCCCGGTGTCGGGCACGTGCCGCAGCTGGAGGTGCCCCGGACGGTCGCCCGGGCCGCCCTGGCGCTGCTGGACGAGACCAGCCCGCTGCCGGCCGTACCCCGCTGA
- a CDS encoding DEAD/DEAH box helicase translates to MSDQIENIMAGEALTDALTADAPVRPEAPTFAELGARQETVAALAEVGITRAFAIQEYALPIALRGTDLIGQAPTGTGKTLGFGVPLLERVFAPGEGSDGLPQALVVVPTRELGLQVAKDLAAAGRTRGVRVLPIYGGVAYEPQVEALRKGVEILVGTPGRLLDLAKQKQLRLDRVHALVLDEADRMLDLGFLDDVEKILAMLPEDRQTMLFSATMPDPIVALSRRFLRQPVTIHAGHTAETGPSPLTEQLVYRTHSMNKVEIVARIMQAKERGLTMIFTRTKRAADRVAEDLDFRGFAVAAVHGDLGQGARERALRAFRAGKIDILVATDVAARGLDVTGVTHVINYDCPEDQDTYTHRIGRTGRAGATGVAVTFVDWDDMPRWRIIDKTLGLEMPEPPETYHTSAHLYTDLDIPTDVAGTLPSAERTRAGLSAEVEEDLGGRSRGPAGRRGRGEAPGRSRSRRGGGGRSGGVADPVVPDAEVTGEAEPNRRQRRRRRAGEVVAGPGGSAEVVEAGTGPAEATEAGSGGASTAVDGAAKPRRRRRRSRRGSGGDAATGE, encoded by the coding sequence ATGAGCGATCAAATCGAGAACATCATGGCCGGCGAGGCGCTTACCGACGCGCTGACCGCCGATGCACCGGTCCGACCCGAAGCACCGACCTTCGCCGAGCTGGGCGCCCGGCAGGAGACCGTGGCCGCGCTCGCCGAGGTGGGCATCACCCGGGCGTTCGCCATCCAGGAGTACGCCCTGCCGATCGCGCTGCGCGGCACCGACCTGATCGGCCAGGCGCCGACCGGCACCGGCAAGACCCTCGGCTTCGGCGTACCGCTGCTGGAGCGGGTCTTCGCGCCGGGTGAGGGCAGCGACGGCCTGCCGCAGGCGCTTGTCGTCGTACCGACCCGGGAGCTGGGCCTCCAGGTCGCCAAGGATCTCGCGGCGGCGGGCCGCACCCGGGGCGTACGCGTCCTGCCGATCTACGGCGGCGTGGCGTACGAGCCGCAGGTCGAGGCGCTGCGCAAGGGCGTCGAGATTCTGGTCGGCACGCCCGGTCGACTGCTGGACCTGGCCAAGCAGAAGCAGCTCCGGCTGGACCGGGTGCACGCGCTGGTGCTGGACGAGGCGGACCGGATGCTCGACCTGGGCTTCCTGGACGACGTGGAGAAGATCCTGGCGATGCTGCCGGAGGACCGGCAGACGATGCTCTTCTCCGCCACCATGCCGGACCCGATCGTCGCGCTGTCCCGCCGGTTCCTCCGGCAGCCGGTCACGATCCACGCCGGGCACACCGCCGAGACCGGGCCGTCGCCGCTCACCGAGCAGCTCGTCTACCGCACCCACTCGATGAACAAGGTCGAGATCGTCGCCCGGATCATGCAGGCGAAGGAACGCGGCCTGACGATGATCTTCACACGTACCAAGCGGGCCGCCGACCGGGTCGCCGAGGATCTCGACTTCCGCGGGTTCGCGGTCGCGGCCGTGCACGGCGACCTGGGCCAGGGCGCCCGGGAGCGGGCGTTGCGGGCGTTCCGGGCCGGCAAGATCGACATCCTGGTCGCCACCGACGTGGCCGCCCGGGGGCTGGACGTCACCGGCGTCACCCACGTGATCAACTACGACTGCCCGGAGGACCAGGACACCTACACGCACCGGATCGGCCGTACCGGTCGGGCCGGCGCGACCGGTGTCGCGGTGACCTTCGTCGACTGGGACGACATGCCCCGCTGGCGGATCATCGACAAGACCCTCGGGCTGGAGATGCCGGAGCCGCCGGAGACGTACCACACCTCCGCGCACCTTTACACGGACCTGGACATCCCGACCGACGTCGCCGGTACCCTGCCGTCCGCCGAGCGGACCCGGGCCGGGCTGTCTGCCGAGGTCGAGGAGGACCTCGGCGGCCGCTCCCGGGGACCCGCCGGCCGGCGGGGTCGCGGTGAGGCTCCGGGCCGGTCCCGCAGCCGGCGCGGCGGCGGTGGCCGCAGCGGCGGCGTGGCCGACCCGGTCGTCCCGGACGCCGAGGTCACCGGCGAGGCCGAGCCGAACCGCCGGCAGCGCCGACGGCGCCGGGCGGGCGAGGTCGTCGCCGGTCCGGGCGGCTCGGCGGAGGTGGTCGAGGCCGGCACCGGCCCGGCCGAGGCGACCGAGGCCGGCAGCGGCGGCGCCTCGACCGCGGTCGACGGGGCCGCCAAGCCGCGCCGTCGACGCCGGCGCAGCCGCCGCGGTTCCGGCGGCGACGCCGCCACCGGCGAGTAG
- a CDS encoding C40 family peptidase, producing MPTSALSCRAAALATAMTVALSLTPTPARANPGTDPAERVASAAEQLEIVVEQYNELREALRETRANSAAMHAEMTPLEHAIEAHRSEVSLIAARAYRTGDTRALGTLGTLIGAATPENLLDPLLLLDRLTRERHRAIAALTEAYERLAKARRAVEALAARQRGQERQLAARKLAIETELARLAGMTGPDEPAGKSVPRLPEAVGGAAGEAVRFAYAQLGKPYRWAGDGPDGYDCSGLTSAAWAAAGVRLPHNAARQYRAVNLVSRSARRAGDLVFYYRDLHHVAIYVGGEKIIHAPRAGTRIRIDRVDYQPVVGYGRPG from the coding sequence GTGCCGACCTCCGCATTGTCATGTCGCGCCGCCGCCCTCGCCACCGCCATGACCGTGGCGCTGTCACTGACGCCCACGCCGGCCCGGGCCAATCCGGGCACCGACCCCGCCGAGCGGGTCGCCAGCGCGGCGGAGCAGTTGGAGATCGTCGTCGAGCAGTACAACGAGCTGCGGGAGGCGCTGCGGGAAACCCGGGCGAACAGTGCGGCCATGCACGCCGAGATGACGCCGCTGGAGCACGCGATCGAGGCACACCGGAGCGAGGTCAGCCTGATCGCCGCCCGCGCGTACCGCACCGGCGACACCCGCGCGCTGGGGACGCTGGGCACCCTGATCGGCGCTGCCACCCCGGAGAACCTGCTGGATCCGCTGCTCCTGCTCGACCGGCTGACCCGGGAGCGACACCGGGCGATCGCCGCGCTGACCGAGGCGTACGAGCGGCTGGCCAAGGCCCGGCGCGCGGTCGAGGCGCTCGCGGCCCGGCAGCGCGGCCAGGAGCGGCAACTCGCCGCGCGGAAGCTGGCGATCGAGACCGAGCTGGCCCGGTTGGCCGGGATGACCGGACCGGACGAGCCGGCCGGGAAATCCGTCCCCCGGCTGCCGGAGGCGGTGGGCGGCGCCGCCGGCGAGGCAGTCCGGTTCGCGTACGCGCAGCTCGGCAAGCCGTACCGGTGGGCCGGGGACGGCCCCGACGGGTACGACTGTTCCGGCCTCACCTCGGCCGCCTGGGCGGCTGCCGGCGTACGGCTGCCGCACAACGCGGCGCGACAGTACCGGGCGGTGAACCTGGTCAGCCGATCCGCCCGGCGCGCCGGCGACCTGGTCTTCTACTACCGTGACCTGCACCATGTCGCGATCTACGTCGGCGGCGAAAAGATCATCCACGCGCCGCGTGCCGGCACCCGCATCCGGATCGACCGGGTCGACTACCAGCCGGTCGTCGGCTACGGCCGCCCCGGCTGA
- a CDS encoding SAM-dependent methyltransferase yields the protein MPQQLDAALAQVRALLLDPGLTRAVAAGRRRGQLPTVVRAELRPVALKSGAQLQIVTDDGARPHTRNVTPGPEADEAVDALLAEPFGNWHVETATATLQLRVTKRGEAQLHRVAAQRAAAPATAHDRSREHLLDPGDPLFTAIGGSAAKRRQVDAFLRALAATLPAALTGPLRVVDLGCGNAYLSFAAYRYLAGRGIDVELVGVDVREDQRRRNTALAAELGYADRVRFVAGTILSATVEPAPDLVLALHACDTATDEALARAVRWGARWILAAPCCHHDLAAQLRTRPAPDPYEPLVRQGILRERFADVLTDSLRAALLRLHGYRVEVVEFVDSQHTPRNLLLRARHTGAEPTDRQRADYLALTGDWQVTPRLQTLLDQQP from the coding sequence ATGCCGCAACAGCTCGACGCGGCGCTCGCCCAGGTGCGGGCGCTGCTGCTCGATCCCGGGTTGACCCGCGCCGTCGCCGCCGGGCGTCGGCGCGGCCAGCTCCCCACCGTGGTACGCGCCGAACTGCGCCCGGTCGCCCTCAAGTCGGGCGCCCAGCTCCAGATCGTCACCGACGACGGCGCCCGCCCGCACACCCGGAACGTGACACCCGGACCCGAGGCGGACGAGGCGGTCGACGCGCTGCTGGCCGAGCCGTTCGGCAACTGGCACGTCGAGACCGCCACCGCCACCCTGCAACTGCGGGTGACCAAGCGGGGCGAGGCGCAGCTGCACCGGGTCGCCGCGCAGCGGGCCGCCGCGCCGGCCACCGCACACGACCGGAGCCGGGAGCACCTGCTCGACCCGGGTGACCCGCTCTTCACCGCGATCGGCGGCAGCGCGGCCAAGCGCCGGCAGGTCGACGCGTTCCTGCGCGCCCTCGCGGCCACCCTGCCGGCCGCGCTGACCGGCCCGCTGCGGGTGGTCGACCTGGGCTGTGGCAACGCCTACCTGAGCTTCGCGGCATACCGCTATCTCGCCGGGCGGGGCATCGACGTCGAACTCGTCGGCGTGGACGTCCGCGAGGACCAGCGCCGCCGCAACACCGCGCTCGCCGCCGAACTCGGCTACGCCGACCGGGTACGTTTCGTCGCCGGCACCATCCTGAGCGCAACCGTCGAACCCGCCCCCGATCTGGTACTCGCACTGCACGCCTGCGACACCGCCACCGACGAGGCACTGGCCCGGGCGGTGCGCTGGGGAGCCCGCTGGATCCTCGCCGCCCCGTGCTGCCACCACGACCTCGCCGCCCAGTTGCGGACCCGCCCCGCCCCGGACCCGTACGAGCCGCTGGTGCGGCAGGGCATCCTGCGGGAGCGTTTCGCGGACGTACTCACCGACTCGCTGCGGGCGGCGCTGCTCCGGCTGCACGGCTACCGGGTCGAGGTGGTCGAGTTCGTCGACTCCCAGCACACCCCGCGCAACCTGCTGCTCCGGGCCCGGCACACCGGCGCCGAGCCGACCGACCGGCAGCGCGCCGACTACCTGGCGCTGACCGGCGACTGGCAGGTCACGCCACGCCTACAGACCCTGCTCGACCAGCAGCCCTGA
- a CDS encoding DUF3152 domain-containing protein codes for MWRRERGRPPATEDVPAAPRSAHRRPARRYRRGRRLAVLLLSVAGAVAVVGLLVPPTDRLTADESPAAAGPTSSPAGSTPTPGPSPTATPSRTPAPVLRLTGAVPSTGPGSFSYATGRGEVLGRAGTLRRYRVAVERNVDEHLAEFAAKVDASLADRRSWIGSGQLRLQRVPDRSGHDFTVYLVTAGTAQKMCAASGVNIRIGGKPYTSCRGTGRVIINLDRWVSSVPHYVSAKVPLDRYRTYVVNHEVGHELGHGHERCPRRGRAAPVMMQQTLFLNGCVANPWPYLEGERYAGPPL; via the coding sequence GTGTGGAGAAGAGAGCGTGGCCGGCCCCCGGCGACCGAGGACGTACCGGCGGCTCCGAGATCGGCGCACCGGCGACCCGCCCGGCGGTACCGGCGTGGCCGGCGGCTCGCGGTGCTGCTGCTGAGCGTGGCCGGCGCGGTCGCGGTGGTCGGACTGCTGGTGCCGCCGACCGATCGGCTGACCGCGGACGAGTCGCCGGCCGCCGCCGGACCGACGTCGTCGCCGGCCGGATCGACCCCGACCCCGGGCCCGAGCCCCACGGCCACGCCGAGCCGGACGCCCGCGCCGGTGCTCCGGCTCACCGGCGCGGTGCCGTCGACCGGGCCGGGCAGTTTCAGCTACGCGACCGGCCGGGGCGAGGTGCTGGGCCGGGCCGGGACGCTACGGCGCTACCGGGTGGCGGTGGAGCGCAACGTCGACGAGCACCTCGCCGAGTTCGCCGCGAAGGTGGACGCCTCGCTGGCCGATCGGCGCAGTTGGATCGGCAGCGGCCAGCTGAGGTTGCAGCGGGTACCGGACCGGTCCGGTCACGACTTCACGGTCTACCTGGTCACCGCCGGTACGGCCCAGAAGATGTGTGCCGCGTCCGGGGTGAACATCCGGATCGGCGGCAAGCCGTACACCTCCTGCCGGGGCACCGGGCGGGTGATCATCAACCTGGACCGTTGGGTCTCCTCGGTGCCGCACTACGTCTCGGCGAAGGTGCCGCTGGACCGGTACCGGACGTACGTGGTCAACCACGAGGTCGGGCACGAGTTGGGACACGGGCACGAGCGCTGTCCGCGCCGGGGCCGGGCCGCCCCGGTGATGATGCAGCAGACGCTCTTCCTCAACGGCTGTGTGGCGAACCCGTGGCCGTACCTGGAAGGTGAGCGGTACGCCGGTCCGCCGCTGTAG
- a CDS encoding ferritin-like fold-containing protein gives MSAPAEPAPVPSHGPAERLGEPVPPAGPADLPAVPGAVVDLLGLVAYGELVAFDRMAADARLAPDLARRAVLSEMAAAEIAHYRRLADRLTELGVPPGEAMAPFVPALQSYHDSTEPKDWLEALTKAYVGDAIADDFFREMAAFLAEPDRQLVLDVLHDSRYDEFAGQEIRRAIRADPKVANRLSMWARRLVGEGLSQAGRTAGERVALTTLIATGFDDQAGVQALFKRLTAAHTARMSAVGLNN, from the coding sequence GTGTCCGCCCCCGCAGAGCCTGCCCCCGTTCCGTCCCACGGTCCCGCCGAGCGGCTCGGCGAGCCCGTCCCGCCCGCCGGGCCGGCCGACCTTCCGGCGGTACCCGGTGCCGTCGTCGACCTCCTCGGGCTGGTTGCGTACGGCGAACTGGTGGCCTTCGACCGGATGGCAGCCGACGCCCGGCTGGCGCCGGACCTGGCGCGTCGGGCGGTACTCAGCGAGATGGCGGCGGCCGAGATCGCGCACTACCGCCGGCTCGCCGACCGGCTCACCGAACTCGGCGTACCACCTGGCGAGGCGATGGCCCCGTTCGTGCCGGCGCTTCAGTCGTACCACGACTCGACCGAGCCGAAGGACTGGCTGGAGGCGCTGACCAAGGCGTACGTCGGGGACGCCATCGCCGACGACTTCTTCCGGGAGATGGCGGCGTTCCTGGCCGAGCCGGACCGGCAACTCGTGCTGGACGTACTGCACGACTCCAGGTACGACGAGTTCGCAGGTCAGGAGATCCGGCGGGCGATCCGGGCCGACCCGAAGGTGGCGAACCGGCTGTCGATGTGGGCCCGGCGGCTGGTCGGCGAGGGACTGTCCCAGGCCGGACGCACCGCGGGCGAGCGGGTGGCGCTGACCACCCTGATCGCGACCGGCTTCGACGACCAGGCGGGAGTGCAGGCGCTGTTCAAGCGACTGACCGCCGCGCACACCGCCCGGATGTCGGCGGTCGGCCTCAACAACTGA